A region of Saccharococcus thermophilus DNA encodes the following proteins:
- the sspO gene encoding small acid-soluble spore protein O, whose translation MGKRKANHVIPGMNAASAQGMGAGYNEEFSNEPLTEAQRQNNKKRKKNQ comes from the coding sequence ATGGGCAAACGAAAAGCCAATCACGTCATTCCGGGCATGAACGCGGCAAGCGCGCAAGGAATGGGCGCCGGCTATAACGAAGAATTTTCGAATGAACCATTGACAGAAGCGCAACGTCAAAACAATAAGAAACGAAAAAAGAACCAATAA
- a CDS encoding small acid-soluble spore protein P: MTNKNTGTDMRKNAPKGNNPGQPEPLDGSKKVKNRNHTRQKHNSSHDM, encoded by the coding sequence ATGACCAATAAAAACACAGGCACAGACATGCGCAAAAACGCGCCAAAAGGCAATAATCCGGGGCAGCCGGAGCCGCTGGATGGTTCGAAAAAAGTGAAAAATCGGAACCATACGCGGCAAAAACATAATTCCAGCCACGACATGTAA